In the Ruminococcus sp. OA3 genome, one interval contains:
- a CDS encoding uroporphyrinogen decarboxylase family protein: MNSVNERRKINMTSKERVLASLDHKQPDKIPIDFGGHVCSMMNATCVAALRDYYGLEKRPVRIWDVSTMTGEIEKDLRDVMGVDCEPFPTYDLCFGLKNTENWKSWEYRGMEVLVPENFEVRDDGKGGYYIYPEGDTSVAPSGHLPAGGYYFDDLVRQKDLDEDDMNYEDNLEEYGPISDMSLEFLRQRVDAFRNSDKAVVMIPGGSALGDAANIPGNSLKDPKGIRSIPDWFAAPLLYPDYVHDVYSHQVDRMIENWTKIYDIVGDAVDVAYICGADFGTQISQMCSMEVFDEFYLPYYKRINDWVHEHTEWKTLKHTCGAVYPFIPRLIEAGFDAVNPVQCSARGMDPRRLKKDFGSKITFWGGGVDTQKLLPFGTPEQIREQVLERCEIFGEGGGFIFNSIHIVQCNTPVENIVAMINAVHEYNGN; encoded by the coding sequence ATGAACAGTGTAAATGAAAGGCGTAAGATAAATATGACATCAAAAGAGAGAGTTCTGGCATCGCTGGATCATAAACAGCCTGATAAGATACCCATAGATTTCGGCGGCCATGTATGTTCCATGATGAATGCAACGTGTGTGGCAGCCTTAAGAGATTATTATGGACTGGAAAAAAGACCGGTACGTATTTGGGATGTCTCCACTATGACGGGCGAGATTGAGAAAGACTTGCGGGATGTGATGGGGGTTGACTGTGAACCTTTTCCTACGTATGATCTGTGTTTCGGTCTGAAAAACACAGAAAACTGGAAAAGCTGGGAATACAGAGGGATGGAAGTGCTGGTTCCGGAGAATTTTGAAGTGAGGGATGATGGGAAAGGAGGATATTACATATATCCCGAAGGGGATACCAGCGTCGCGCCAAGCGGTCATCTTCCCGCAGGAGGTTATTATTTTGATGATCTTGTCCGGCAAAAAGACCTGGATGAAGATGATATGAACTATGAAGACAATCTGGAAGAGTATGGACCGATTTCAGATATGAGTCTTGAGTTCCTTCGTCAGCGGGTAGATGCTTTCAGAAATTCAGATAAAGCTGTTGTGATGATTCCAGGCGGATCAGCACTTGGAGATGCGGCAAACATACCGGGCAACAGTCTGAAAGATCCAAAAGGAATCCGCAGTATACCGGATTGGTTTGCAGCACCTCTTTTATATCCGGACTATGTGCACGATGTTTATTCTCATCAGGTTGACCGTATGATCGAGAACTGGACGAAAATATATGATATCGTAGGAGACGCCGTAGATGTTGCTTATATCTGCGGAGCTGATTTCGGCACACAGATCTCGCAGATGTGTTCAATGGAAGTGTTTGATGAGTTTTATCTGCCTTATTATAAAAGAATCAATGACTGGGTGCATGAACATACAGAATGGAAAACGTTAAAGCATACCTGTGGAGCCGTGTATCCGTTTATTCCCAGGCTGATTGAAGCTGGGTTTGATGCGGTAAATCCAGTTCAGTGTTCCGCAAGAGGGATGGACCCCAGACGGCTTAAAAAAGATTTTGGCAGTAAAATCACGTTCTGGGGCGGAGGCGTTGATACACAGAAATTACTCCCATTCGGAACACCGGAGCAGATCAGGGAGCAGGTATTGGAACGGTGTGAAATTTTTGGGGAGGGCGGAGGGTTTATTTTTAACTCCATACATATTGTTCAGTGCAATACACCGGTTGAGAACATTGTGGCAATGATAAATGCAGTGCATGAGTATAATGGCAACTAA
- a CDS encoding LacI family DNA-binding transcriptional regulator: protein MKVTLEQVAKYAGVSRGTVDRVVNRRGNVKPEVEQRVREALQALGYERNKIASALAYSKNEKKVCAMFQKTDSEDYNAKIMQGIHDAKKELKDFGITVEVAICNSSDAGEFIRKIDVMIQEEICGFAIKAPSFPEISEKIDWLVQQGMPVITFNSDIPESHRTCFVGQNLYQSGRVAGNIMASLIRPGEKIVIGCGIPQYNAHQERVDGFVYELKKRGFQEEQWKVFHTDQNYEVTYRCLEEIFKEEENIRGIYMSVEPNEACGAFLEEHSSLQPPYVVCHDTAPETIEYLKKGVFDYIIDQDVYMQSYYSLLLLRDAFRYGTCDPGKILDVNIYNAACFE, encoded by the coding sequence ATGAAAGTGACACTGGAACAGGTGGCAAAATATGCTGGAGTGTCAAGAGGAACGGTTGACCGTGTGGTTAACAGGAGGGGGAATGTTAAACCGGAGGTAGAGCAGCGGGTTCGGGAAGCACTTCAGGCTTTGGGCTATGAACGAAATAAAATAGCGAGTGCGCTTGCGTACAGCAAAAATGAAAAGAAAGTATGCGCGATGTTTCAGAAAACAGATTCTGAAGATTATAACGCGAAAATCATGCAGGGGATCCATGATGCAAAAAAGGAACTCAAGGATTTCGGTATTACAGTGGAAGTAGCAATCTGTAATTCATCCGATGCCGGGGAATTTATTCGGAAAATTGACGTTATGATTCAGGAGGAAATCTGTGGTTTTGCGATCAAGGCGCCAAGTTTTCCTGAGATATCGGAGAAAATTGACTGGCTGGTGCAGCAGGGGATGCCGGTCATTACGTTTAACTCAGATATTCCGGAAAGTCACAGGACGTGTTTCGTAGGGCAGAATCTGTATCAGAGCGGCAGAGTTGCCGGAAATATTATGGCAAGTCTTATAAGACCTGGTGAAAAAATAGTAATCGGCTGCGGCATACCTCAGTATAATGCTCATCAGGAACGTGTAGACGGATTTGTGTATGAATTGAAAAAACGCGGCTTTCAGGAAGAGCAGTGGAAGGTATTTCATACCGACCAGAATTACGAGGTCACGTACCGGTGTCTGGAAGAAATTTTTAAAGAGGAAGAGAATATACGGGGAATTTATATGTCGGTGGAGCCGAATGAGGCATGTGGAGCTTTTTTAGAAGAGCATTCATCCCTCCAGCCTCCGTATGTCGTCTGCCATGATACAGCACCGGAAACGATCGAGTATCTAAAAAAGGGAGTATTTGATTATATTATCGATCAGGATGTTTATATGCAGAGCTATTATTCACTGCTGCTCCTGAGAGATGCCTTTCGTTATGGGACTTGTGACCCAGGGAAGATATTGGATGTTAACATCTACAATGCGGCCTGTTTTGAATAA
- a CDS encoding C45 family peptidase has product MSIFPYIEIEGTSYEIGFQEGENFREHIQGSIECYKKMFMDYSNLEWCRAKELSRKFIDVIREFNADYLEEIRGVADGSGFEFEDILALNCRSEIVFVGKEFDKQDGGCTSIGITRDRAMNGEALCAHNWDWKTSQRANMVMMKIHQKNGKPSIFMVTEAGIIGKTGFNSAGLNVYLNALSTDQAPGGLPLHIAMRAVMDCETLSEALTEVTRMQLGCCANFMLGHRNGECVDVEIENADFDVLYPHDGIIVHTNHFLSARLPILPRKDTTKYKLTDSFVRLGRADKLLRKMGNYISVDHIKEVLKDHVEFPNSICRHDNPKVPEGLRMGTVFSMIVNLTAGDIYFCKGSPCETEYEHYHI; this is encoded by the coding sequence ATGAGTATTTTCCCCTATATTGAAATTGAAGGAACTTCTTACGAAATCGGGTTTCAGGAAGGTGAGAACTTTCGGGAACATATTCAGGGAAGTATTGAGTGCTATAAGAAAATGTTTATGGACTACTCCAATCTGGAGTGGTGCAGGGCGAAAGAACTTTCCAGAAAATTTATTGATGTGATCAGAGAATTTAATGCTGACTATCTGGAAGAGATTCGGGGAGTAGCTGACGGATCCGGCTTCGAATTTGAAGATATTCTGGCATTGAACTGCCGCAGTGAGATCGTGTTTGTGGGTAAGGAATTTGATAAACAGGACGGCGGCTGTACGTCCATCGGCATCACCCGCGACAGAGCGATGAATGGTGAAGCGCTCTGTGCCCATAACTGGGACTGGAAAACCAGTCAGAGAGCCAATATGGTCATGATGAAAATTCATCAGAAGAATGGAAAGCCAAGTATTTTTATGGTTACGGAGGCGGGAATCATCGGAAAGACCGGATTTAACAGCGCGGGACTGAACGTCTATCTGAATGCCCTGTCCACGGATCAGGCTCCGGGCGGTCTGCCTCTGCACATAGCCATGCGGGCAGTCATGGACTGTGAGACGCTGTCGGAAGCTTTGACGGAGGTAACCCGTATGCAGCTTGGCTGCTGCGCAAATTTTATGCTGGGGCATAGAAACGGGGAATGTGTTGATGTGGAGATAGAAAATGCGGATTTCGATGTTTTATACCCGCACGACGGAATCATCGTACATACGAATCATTTTCTAAGTGCCAGACTGCCGATTCTGCCGAGAAAAGATACGACAAAATATAAACTGACTGACAGTTTTGTCAGACTGGGCAGGGCAGACAAGCTGCTGCGGAAAATGGGAAATTATATCAGTGTGGATCATATTAAGGAAGTACTGAAGGATCATGTGGAATTTCCAAATTCCATCTGCCGTCACGACAATCCAAAAGTTCCGGAGGGACTGCGGATGGGAACCGTATTCTCCATGATCGTCAATCTGACGGCAGGGGATATCTATTTTTGTAAAGGCAGCCCCTGCGAAACGGAATATGAACATTATCATATCTAA
- a CDS encoding DUF1097 domain-containing protein, with translation MEKIKKLTPIALFVGLQACSVQLLDILFHGIFPPAANLGFSAIVFLAWPTYFMSGCNIKGGIKSFVAFLVGIVAGIMIFVMGGLFGALGAFASVPAVFIVAWLLFYYELLPGVFNHLAACYISCGTFFLFMNYVPGATFINCFITEMVYLTIGLFYGWMTIAFRTWVEGRQNK, from the coding sequence ATGGAAAAAATTAAAAAACTTACACCGATCGCACTTTTTGTAGGCCTTCAGGCATGTTCTGTTCAGCTGCTGGATATCTTATTTCATGGAATATTTCCGCCGGCTGCCAACCTGGGATTTTCCGCCATCGTATTTCTTGCATGGCCTACTTATTTCATGTCAGGCTGCAACATCAAAGGGGGAATCAAGTCCTTTGTCGCATTCCTTGTCGGTATTGTGGCAGGTATCATGATCTTTGTGATGGGAGGACTGTTCGGAGCGCTTGGTGCATTTGCATCGGTGCCTGCTGTTTTCATTGTCGCATGGCTGTTATTCTATTACGAACTGCTGCCGGGAGTATTCAATCATCTTGCGGCATGTTATATATCCTGCGGTACGTTCTTCCTGTTCATGAATTATGTTCCGGGAGCCACATTTATAAACTGTTTTATTACAGAAATGGTTTATCTGACAATCGGATTGTTTTATGGATGGATGACGATCGCATTCAGGACCTGGGTCGAGGGAAGGCAGAATAAGTAA
- a CDS encoding GTP-binding protein, whose translation MDDRIPVTVLTGFLGSGKTTILQRLLSCEEGAGVAVIVNELGEVSLDHLFVQKLTESTIVLKNGCICCTLREDLQTGLRELIDNRDRGLIAPFDRVVIETTGLADPTPIAMTLDGDLLLKRQVRLANIIATIDAMFGADQLCDHEESMRQAAIADRLVLTKTDIASKEEITRTREKIHAVNPMAMVLDAGRSESLWTQLFTIDPFDPETKSSEVQHWLKRLPSIEVLKSNRSSGRYQGKNGKNVMIRGYHKDKNEEASEIQTFAIRTEEPLNWTAFAIWLSALLHRHGKSILRIKGLLNVPGALGPVVLNAVQSHITPPMHLDEWPDEDQTSRIVFIVQGLSPALIQKSLDCFLSVLE comes from the coding sequence ATGGATGACAGGATTCCTGTTACGGTATTAACAGGTTTTTTGGGAAGTGGCAAAACCACAATCTTACAGCGTTTACTGAGCTGTGAAGAAGGAGCAGGTGTCGCAGTGATCGTCAACGAACTGGGAGAGGTGTCTCTGGATCATCTCTTCGTGCAGAAACTTACGGAGAGTACGATCGTGCTGAAAAACGGCTGTATCTGCTGTACCCTGAGGGAGGATCTTCAGACGGGGCTGCGGGAACTGATCGATAACCGGGATCGCGGTCTGATTGCTCCTTTTGACCGTGTGGTCATAGAGACAACCGGACTGGCAGATCCTACGCCGATCGCCATGACACTGGACGGAGATCTGCTGCTTAAGAGACAGGTTCGGCTAGCCAATATCATTGCAACGATCGACGCGATGTTCGGTGCAGATCAGCTGTGTGACCATGAGGAAAGTATGCGGCAGGCTGCTATTGCAGACCGTCTTGTGCTTACGAAGACAGATATTGCATCAAAGGAGGAGATCACCCGCACACGTGAAAAGATTCATGCAGTCAATCCGATGGCAATGGTGCTGGATGCGGGCAGATCAGAATCCCTTTGGACACAGCTGTTTACTATCGATCCCTTTGATCCGGAGACAAAGTCTTCGGAGGTACAGCACTGGCTGAAACGACTGCCATCGATTGAGGTTCTGAAGTCAAATCGTTCATCTGGCAGGTATCAGGGGAAGAACGGAAAAAATGTTATGATCCGGGGTTACCATAAAGATAAAAATGAAGAGGCAAGCGAGATACAGACATTTGCAATACGCACAGAAGAACCTCTGAACTGGACAGCATTTGCGATTTGGCTTTCCGCGCTGCTGCATCGCCATGGCAAAAGTATTCTGCGGATCAAGGGTCTTTTGAATGTTCCGGGGGCGCTCGGACCTGTAGTGCTGAACGCAGTACAGAGTCATATCACACCACCGATGCATCTGGATGAATGGCCGGATGAGGATCAGACATCCCGTATTGTCTTTATTGTGCAGGGGCTTTCTCCTGCGCTGATACAAAAATCACTGGATTGTTTTCTTTCTGTGTTGGAATAG
- a CDS encoding polysaccharide deacetylase yields the protein MSTNKDIKICINPHFDAVSLWIGSWGGEDSPCDISRGVHGAKRGVPRLIDLFNRCSIPVTWGVTGHSMESFPKAADMICDRVNNAGDEIAIHGYVHENPLAMTRQQEADVLDRTISAIEKISGKKPVGYQAPWWELSNNTVELLFERGITYDSSLMEDDYWPYYVRIGDSWTKINYNGPAEDWMKPWVPGKEVDLVEIPCSWHLDDAPPMMFVKASSNSHGWVTGTALGEIWQDQFDWVYRHYDYAVINITIHPDVSGCKPHVLMMLERLIDHMKRHDGVSFCTMEDAAADYRRRVPFGTKDDLGVVSGLHV from the coding sequence ATGAGTACTAACAAAGACATTAAGATCTGTATCAACCCTCATTTCGACGCTGTTTCTCTCTGGATTGGATCGTGGGGAGGCGAGGACTCTCCCTGTGATATCTCACGTGGTGTGCATGGAGCAAAGCGCGGTGTTCCGCGACTGATCGATCTGTTTAACCGCTGCAGTATTCCGGTAACCTGGGGTGTGACCGGTCATTCTATGGAGAGCTTTCCAAAGGCAGCTGACATGATCTGTGACCGGGTGAACAATGCCGGTGATGAAATTGCGATCCACGGATACGTTCATGAAAATCCGCTGGCTATGACGAGACAGCAGGAGGCGGATGTTCTGGACCGTACGATCAGTGCCATCGAAAAAATCTCCGGAAAGAAGCCTGTGGGATACCAGGCGCCCTGGTGGGAGCTGAGCAATAATACCGTGGAACTTCTGTTTGAACGGGGCATTACTTATGACAGCAGTCTGATGGAAGACGATTACTGGCCATACTATGTACGCATCGGCGACAGCTGGACAAAGATCAACTACAACGGACCGGCGGAAGACTGGATGAAACCATGGGTTCCGGGAAAAGAAGTAGATCTTGTGGAAATTCCCTGCAGCTGGCACCTGGATGACGCACCGCCGATGATGTTTGTAAAAGCATCCTCCAACAGCCATGGCTGGGTAACAGGAACGGCACTTGGTGAGATCTGGCAGGATCAGTTTGACTGGGTATATCGTCATTATGACTATGCAGTTATCAATATCACGATCCATCCGGATGTTTCCGGTTGTAAGCCGCACGTTCTTATGATGCTGGAGCGTCTGATCGACCATATGAAACGCCACGATGGCGTCAGCTTCTGTACAATGGAAGATGCAGCAGCTGATTACCGCAGACGTGTTCCTTTCGGGACAAAGGATGACCTGGGTGTTGTCAGCGGTCTGCACGTATAA
- a CDS encoding serine hydrolase, with amino-acid sequence MTLVKKFIEDVDKNDFFILAAQVRKDGEVADEWTRFEAKPRFELYSVGKTFIGAAAGLALEEGLITLDERVMESFPEASYDITNENAADITVRDLLTMRTGLSETMFWRDGYERKHVRDWVRFFYTDGKFDQKPGSAFLYNNANPYILGCLIEKKCGQNMREYLRYRLFEPIGIHNVEWTSCPMGHTIAANALQLNVDEVGRFGQMLVNGGEYKGKRILSEEYVKAMTTSYSVTGEFIPGDPPAAAGYGYQTWIDPVNHASYMWGIFGQYCVMLPEKNAVVSVIALEKSDGGSNGVYATSPLRKLIWEDLVTQV; translated from the coding sequence ATGACACTGGTAAAAAAGTTTATAGAGGACGTGGACAAAAATGATTTTTTTATCCTGGCAGCACAGGTGCGTAAGGATGGGGAAGTCGCGGACGAGTGGACACGGTTCGAGGCAAAACCGCGGTTTGAACTTTATTCCGTCGGAAAGACCTTTATTGGAGCTGCAGCGGGGCTTGCTCTGGAAGAGGGACTGATCACGCTGGATGAGCGGGTGATGGAAAGCTTTCCGGAGGCCAGCTACGATATTACCAATGAAAATGCGGCGGATATTACAGTCCGGGATTTACTGACGATGCGGACCGGACTCAGCGAGACGATGTTCTGGCGGGATGGTTATGAACGGAAACATGTCCGTGACTGGGTACGGTTCTTCTATACGGACGGCAAATTCGATCAGAAACCGGGATCAGCTTTTCTGTACAATAATGCAAACCCATATATACTGGGGTGCCTGATTGAGAAAAAGTGTGGACAGAATATGCGGGAGTATCTTCGCTATCGCCTGTTTGAGCCTATTGGCATTCATAATGTGGAATGGACCAGCTGCCCGATGGGACACACGATCGCAGCAAATGCACTGCAGCTGAATGTTGACGAAGTCGGACGCTTCGGTCAGATGCTGGTCAATGGCGGTGAATACAAAGGAAAGCGGATTCTTTCAGAAGAATATGTAAAAGCCATGACGACTTCTTACTCTGTAACGGGAGAATTCATTCCGGGCGATCCCCCGGCTGCGGCAGGATATGGTTATCAGACCTGGATTGATCCGGTCAATCATGCGTCGTATATGTGGGGAATCTTCGGGCAGTATTGTGTCATGCTCCCGGAGAAAAATGCGGTAGTCAGTGTGATAGCTCTGGAAAAGTCCGATGGCGGATCAAATGGTGTATATGCCACTTCACCCCTGCGAAAACTGATCTGGGAGGATCTTGTGACACAGGTTTAA
- a CDS encoding cytochrome c biogenesis protein CcdA, protein MTEILNILSGLMTEHLWIAPLLSLMAGILTSFTPCSLSSVPVVVAYIGSSAGDDRGIALRLSLTMAFAMALTFGAFGTMASAIIPHCHHPETAKKGYIGAFTAGILSGYLPHTVPLRL, encoded by the coding sequence ATGACAGAAATTCTGAATATCCTGTCAGGGCTGATGACAGAACATCTGTGGATTGCACCGCTGCTGTCTCTGATGGCAGGCATACTGACATCTTTTACACCATGCTCTCTGTCCAGTGTTCCGGTAGTTGTTGCTTATATTGGAAGCTCTGCAGGTGATGACCGGGGAATAGCACTGAGGTTATCACTTACCATGGCGTTTGCCATGGCTCTGACATTCGGGGCTTTCGGCACGATGGCTTCTGCGATCATTCCGCACTGCCATCATCCGGAAACAGCAAAAAAAGGATATATCGGAGCGTTTACCGCAGGCATTTTAAGTGGGTATTTGCCTCACACTGTGCCACTCCGGTTATGA